In Papaver somniferum cultivar HN1 chromosome 1, ASM357369v1, whole genome shotgun sequence, a genomic segment contains:
- the LOC113291026 gene encoding pterin-4-alpha-carbinolamine dehydratase 2, mitochondrial-like isoform X2, producing MEELGTSTAANDLSTKKCVSCSSKDLRPMTEEAAMKLIPEVQGWNLVNEEGTLKLNRSWKVKNFTKGLELFKLVADIAEAENHHPDLHLTGWNNVKIDIWTHSVSGLTENDFILASKINTLELQHLLRKKMKGVSNKAEE from the exons ATGGAAGAACTCGGCACAAGTACGG CTGCAAATGATTTATCGACCAAGAAGTGTGTCTCATGTAGCTCGAAGGATCTTCGACCCATGACTGAAGAAGCTGCTATGAAGCTTATTCCGGAGGTCCAGGGATGGAATTTGGTAAATGAAGAAGGTACTTTGAAGCTGAACCGCTCATGGAAAGTGAAGAACTTTActaaggggttggaattgtttaAGTTGGTGGCAGATATTGCAGAAGCAGAAAATCATCATCCTGATCTCCATCTTACTGGATGGAACAATGTGAAGATTGATATTTGGACACATTCTGTTAGTGGGCTGACTGAGAATGATTTCATACTGGCTTCAAAGATCAACACCCTTGAACTGCAACATTTATTACGAAAAAAAATGAAAGGTGTCAGCAACAAAGCAGAAGAATAG
- the LOC113291026 gene encoding pterin-4-alpha-carbinolamine dehydratase 2, mitochondrial-like isoform X1, which produces MNSITCRMLSQARLLVSSNYCKSKAPLTCLISTQAETLRSSTCQVSKPVREHLRVTSNSNSRFYGFRNFCAAANDLSTKKCVSCSSKDLRPMTEEAAMKLIPEVQGWNLVNEEGTLKLNRSWKVKNFTKGLELFKLVADIAEAENHHPDLHLTGWNNVKIDIWTHSVSGLTENDFILASKINTLELQHLLRKKMKGVSNKAEE; this is translated from the coding sequence ATGAATTCCATTACGTGTCGTATGTTGTCTCAAGCCCGTTTACTTGTTTCCTCAAACTACTGCAAGTCTAAGGCGCCATTGACATGCTTAATCAGTACTCAAGCTGAAACTCTTAGAAGCTCAACTTGTCAAGTTAGTAAGCCAGTTCGAGAGCATTTGAGAGTTACATCTAATAGTAATAGTAGATTTTATGGATTTCGTAATTTTTGCGCAGCTGCAAATGATTTATCGACCAAGAAGTGTGTCTCATGTAGCTCGAAGGATCTTCGACCCATGACTGAAGAAGCTGCTATGAAGCTTATTCCGGAGGTCCAGGGATGGAATTTGGTAAATGAAGAAGGTACTTTGAAGCTGAACCGCTCATGGAAAGTGAAGAACTTTActaaggggttggaattgtttaAGTTGGTGGCAGATATTGCAGAAGCAGAAAATCATCATCCTGATCTCCATCTTACTGGATGGAACAATGTGAAGATTGATATTTGGACACATTCTGTTAGTGGGCTGACTGAGAATGATTTCATACTGGCTTCAAAGATCAACACCCTTGAACTGCAACATTTATTACGAAAAAAAATGAAAGGTGTCAGCAACAAAGCAGAAGAATAG